The nucleotide window CCTGGCCAGAGTTCCAAAGCTTCTCAAGCATGTGTTTCTCACGCAGCGTATCCATCGGCTGCCAAAAGCCAGTGTGAAAATAACAACTCATTTCATTATTCAAAGACAAGTTTTGCATTGGCGCTTGCTCCCAAATGGTTGCATCACCCTCAATATAATCAATAACCGCAGGCGAAAGAACAAAGAACCCCCCATTGATCCATGAGCCATCACCCTTAGGTTTCTCCTGAAAAGAGTCGACCTTGTTATCCGTAAAATTCAGCGCACCAAAACGTCCCGCTGGCTGAACTGCCATCACGGTCGCAAGCCTGCCTTCTTTCCTGTGCAGTTTAAGCAATGCGTCAATATCAATATCAGCAACGCCATCACCATAAGTAAAACAAAATGCTTCTTCATCCTTCAGGTAATCTTTAACGCGTCGCAAACGACCGCCGGTCATGCTCTCATTACCTGTGTCAACCAATGTAACACGCCAAGGCTCTGCCTTTTTATGATGAACTTCCATTTCATTTTCACGCATACAGAAGGTGACATCCGACATATGCAAAAAATAGTTCGCAAAATACTCTTTGATCACATAGCCCTTATAACCCAAGCAAATAATAAAATCGTGAATACCATAGTAAGAATAAATCTTCATGATATGCCACAGAATAGGCATGCCTCCAATTTCAACCATTGGCTTGGGCTTCAAAGAAGTTTCTTCACTTAACCGCGTTCCCAAACCACCAGCAAGAATTACCGCCTTCATTCAATCTCCATGCTAAAACGAGTTCTATCCAGGCTCATAAACAACCAAAGTCAGCCAGCATTATACAAGACGGCGACTGATAGTAAACCAAGGGTGTTGAGTAAAGCCTAAGCGTATAAGCGCATTATTTGGGCAATAACGATTTCATCAGAAAACAAGGCTTCAACCATGTGGCGACTAGCTCGCCCAAATTTTTGCCGGATTTCAGAACCATCAGCCAAAGACTCGATTGCTGCTGCCAAA belongs to Gammaproteobacteria bacterium CG11_big_fil_rev_8_21_14_0_20_46_22 and includes:
- the rfbF gene encoding glucose-1-phosphate cytidylyltransferase, which encodes MKAVILAGGLGTRLSEETSLKPKPMVEIGGMPILWHIMKIYSYYGIHDFIICLGYKGYVIKEYFANYFLHMSDVTFCMRENEMEVHHKKAEPWRVTLVDTGNESMTGGRLRRVKDYLKDEEAFCFTYGDGVADIDIDALLKLHRKEGRLATVMAVQPAGRFGALNFTDNKVDSFQEKPKGDGSWINGGFFVLSPAVIDYIEGDATIWEQAPMQNLSLNNEMSCYFHTGFWQPMDTLREKHMLEKLWNSGQAPWRLWGE